The Streptomyces sp. NBC_00224 genome contains the following window.
CGGCGTTGGACGAGGAGCGCACCACCAGGCGTCCGAGCGCGGCAGCCGGGGCGGGGAACGCCTGGCTGATCTGCCGGGTGACGGACTCGGGGACGGGAGTGTGCCGGATCAGCTGCTGGAGTTGCAGACAGAGCGGGTCCAGGACGTCGGTGGCGTCGAGTTCGAGTGCCATCTTGAGCTTGCCGATGCCCTGCTGGAGGGCGGGCGACGAGGCGAGGAAGTGCTGCTGGAGCGCGAAGGGGAGCGCGATTCCCTCCGGGGCGCCGACCGTTCTGGCCACGAAGTCGGCCGCCCCGGCGCGGAGTTCGGCCACGGAGGGCGCACTGAGGCCGAGCCGGGCGGCGAGGTGCCCGTAGAGGTCGTCGCGCGGCGGGCGGGGCCGCCCGTAGAAGGCGGTCAGGTCGGCCGTACGGCTGTCGAGTACGTGGTGCAGTTCGCCGAGGTTGGCCGCCTTGGTGCCGTACCGGTCGCGGTCGGCGCTGCGCAGCCGGTGCAGGGCCAGCACGGGGGCGTTTTCGAGCAGCGGCGGTTCGAGGCGGATGCGCTGCTGGTGCCAGGCCGGAGCCCGCAGGACCGGTTCCTGGTCCAGCCGCTCCAGGGAGATCTCGTCCTCGCGCACCCGGTAGCGGACCCAAGCTCCGTCCAGGCCGCCCCGCTCGACGAGCTCCTCCAGATCGAGCACGATCGCGTTGGGTATCCCCCAGCCGGAGGCCAGGACGTTGGTGTGCGAAAGCGGGGTGATCGGCGCGGTGTTGAGGAATCCGGCCACCCGGGGCACATCGTCCGGCAGACACGGCATGGCCACGATGTCCGCCCAGCCGAGCCCGGCCTCCGCGGCTGCATACTCGGCGTACTCCTCGTTCGTACGGAAGAACCGCAGCCGCCCGGTGGCCTCGCCGGGGTTCAGCGGCGTCCGGGTCCTGGAGCCGAACAGCTCGTGGCTCAGGATGCGCGGCACGCGCAGTTCGCTGATCGCCGCCAGCTCCTCCTCCTGCCCGTGGTTGGCGGGCTTGAGCAGCAACGGGAGCCTGCCGTCGACGCGTACCCGTACGAACTCGTAGAAGAATTCAAGGAGTTCGCCGTGCATGGTGTCGGCCTCGGTCGTCTCCAGGACGAGGAAGGTGCGCTCGCGGCCCTCCGCGCCCTCGCCGGTGTGCAGGGACAGCACACCGAGCAGGAAGCGACGCCCGGGGTCCATGTAGACGGAGGCGTTGAACGCGTCCAGGTCCGCGTCCAGCTCGGCGAGTTCCATGCCCAGGACGCGGGTGGCGATGTAGTTGACGTGGAAGGGGTGCGCGGCCGTGTCGAGCAGGTGCCAGGTGTTCTCGGCGCGGTCGACGACGACCTTGAGGTAGGGGTGGCCGGCCAGGACCCCGGAGAGCGTGCGGAAGAGCGGCAGGGAGAGGTTCTCGCCGACGACCGTACGGTCGGTGTCCGGTTCGGCAGCGCCGGTGAACAGCTGGGCGGTCATGCGGAGACCTCCTCGGGCCGTATGACGGAGGGCCGCGCGGCGGGCAGCACCCGCGGCAGGGCGTCGACCAGCGTCTCGAAGTCGCGGAGCACCGTCCGCGGGTCGGCGGCGGAGAGCAGGCACAGGGCCGCCATGGTGTTGGCGCCCGCGGCCGGGTCGTACACCGGCACGACGGTGCCGTCGGCGAGCGAACTCTCCGCGACCACCGACAGCTCGCTGCCCCGGCTGAGCGGCACGTCCTTGGCGACGGCCGGGAAGTCCCAGACCTTGCGGTCCCGCCAGGCCTCGCCCTCACCGTCGACCGCGAGGACGACGAGGGAGCCGGCCGCGCCGCGCGCCTGCGCCGGGGTGAGGGCCTGCTCGGGCCACTCGACCGGGCGCCCGAGCAGGTGGTCGACGAGCATGCCGACGAGGTCGAGCCCGAAGACCTCCTCGATCTGCGGCACCGTCATCGCGCCGCCGAACCGGGCAGCCGTCTCGATCAGCCACATGTCGCCGTCCGCGCCGAGCTTGATCTCGGTGTGCGTCCCGCAGTCGCGCAGGCCGAGGGCGTCGACGGCCTCCCGCGCGAGCGCCACCACGCGGTCCTGGGCGCCTGGGGACAGCAGGGCGGGGGTGATGCCCGCGCGCTCGGTGAACGGCTCGACCGTGGGCATCCGGCCGCTGATGCAGACCGGGCGGAAGGTGCCGTCCGCCACGACGCCCTCGACACTGACGTAGTCGCCCCAGCCGGGCTCGTCGAACCAGTCCGACACGGCGCCGGTCACGATCCGCTCGACCACGAAGTCCGCGTTCGCCTCCGCCACATGAAGCTCCGCGTACCCCAACTGAGCCGATTCGGCCATGACTTCACGCGAGCGACGCCAGGCGGCGGACACCTCGTGCGGGGAGCGGATGATCTGATGCGCGGTGGAGCCCGCGCTCCAGGCCGCCTTGAGGAGCATCGGGTAGGGCAGGGCACCGGCCGCCTCGCGCAGGTCCGCTTCCGTGGCGACGGCACGGAACTCGGGCTGCGGCAGGCCGTGTTCCTGCCAGGTGCGCCGCATCAGCCGCTTGTCACGGGCGAGCGCCGAGGCGCTGCCGGCCCCCGCGAGACCGAGCGCCTCGCACGCCTCGGCGACGGCCACGACCGCGTACTCGGAGAAGGTGAGCACCGCGTCCGCGCCAACAGCCTCGGCCCGCGAGACGATGAGGGCCACCAGGTCGGAGCGCTGCGCGTCGGCGGGCGTCACGACCGAGGCGCACAGTCTCCGGGCGGAGCCTGCCACGGCGGGAGGAAGAGCGCTGAGCGCCAGCAGGTGCACTTCCGCCCTCGCGGCCGTCCTGGACAGGACGTGACCGAGCGGCGGACCACCCTTGGCATGCACTAACAGCACCTTGCTCACTGAAGTTCGTCTCCATTCGTCCGTGTTGGTACGTGGTTGGTACGCGGTTGGTACGTGCCGCCGTACGTGTCGTACGTGTCGTACGTGTCGCCGTATGTGCCGTCGTACGGATCAGCGATGCGCGTCGGGTGCGGGGGAATGTCCCGGCGTATGTGTCGGGGCGTGTTCACCCGCACACTCAAGGAGACCACTCAGCAGGCGCCCGAAACACCACCGGGGCGCCTGACGTTCAGGCAAATGCCTGAGTCGCAGGCCGTGTTGGGGCACCGGGAGAGTTCCGTGAGGGCTCGCGGGCCGGCCCCCACTTCGGCCGAGAACCGAGCATGCGCGGGATCGGGACGGGATACCCATCGCGTTGTGACTGTGCGTCAGCCAGTTGTATACGGACGGAGAGACCGCTGTGGACGATTCCAGTCTCAAGGCACTGCTGGAACACCTTCCCGTGTTCTGGTGGGAGGTCGACGAGCCGTGGCAGGTACTGGAGAGGGGAGGCGGCGCGTTCGCCGACACGGGCACGGCGCAGCGCTTCCTCGACCGGATGCGGCAGGAGCTCTCGGCCCCGGGGCACCCGCCGGAGGAGGGCCGCTGGCAGGCCCGGTTCGACGGCCGCACCTTCGACGTGAGCTGGCCCCTGGACGAGAGCCGCGCCCACAGCCGTACGCGCGGCCTCGCCGTGGAGGTCGACGCCCACCCCGAGACCCCGCGCCGGTACGCCGCCTTCGCGGGCCTAGTGGACCTCGCCCCGGCCGCCGCCTTCATCCGGGACCGCGAGGGCCGCTACCTGTGGGCCAACCACGCCTACGCGCACCTCTACGGCACCGTTCCGGACGAACTCGTCGGCAAGTACATCGAGGACTTGGACGCCCCCGCCGAAGCCGTCCAGTTCCGCGCCCTCGACCAGGAGATCCTCACCCGGGGGACGCCGGTGCGCCACACCCTCGACTACCGGCGCCCGGACGGCAGCGCGGGCCAGGCGGTGGGCCACCGGTTCCCCGTCCGGGAGAACGCGCGGACCTGCGTCGCCGGGATCTACGTGGACATCACGGATCAACTCCGCGCCATGGTCCAGTGGCAGGAGGCCGAGGACAGCCTGCAGGCCCTGCGCGACCACAGCGGTCTGCCCTGCGCACTGCTGTCGGCGAACGGACGCGTGGTCGAGGCGAGCGCCGCCGCCGCCGAGCTGTTCCAGCTCAGCCTGCCCGACCTGGTCGGCCGCCGCGCGCACACCCTGCTCGCCCCCGGGCCCGGCCTCGACCGGCTGCACCGCAGGTGGAACGGCCTGATAGCACGCCGCACCAGACGAGTGGAGACCTCCGCGATACTCGTCGACGCCCAGGGGCGGCAGCGCCGCGCACAGCTCCATCTGACGACGGTCGGCCATTCCGCCGCCCGCGCCCGGCACGTCTGGGCCATCGTCACCCACCAGAGCCTCGCCCACGAGGCCCACCCGTCACTCACCGCAGCGCAGATCCGCATCCTCTCCCTCCTGGCGGCGGGCAGCAGCAACGGCGACATCGCCACCTCGCTGA
Protein-coding sequences here:
- a CDS encoding PEP/pyruvate-binding domain-containing protein, whose translation is MTAQLFTGAAEPDTDRTVVGENLSLPLFRTLSGVLAGHPYLKVVVDRAENTWHLLDTAAHPFHVNYIATRVLGMELAELDADLDAFNASVYMDPGRRFLLGVLSLHTGEGAEGRERTFLVLETTEADTMHGELLEFFYEFVRVRVDGRLPLLLKPANHGQEEELAAISELRVPRILSHELFGSRTRTPLNPGEATGRLRFFRTNEEYAEYAAAEAGLGWADIVAMPCLPDDVPRVAGFLNTAPITPLSHTNVLASGWGIPNAIVLDLEELVERGGLDGAWVRYRVREDEISLERLDQEPVLRAPAWHQQRIRLEPPLLENAPVLALHRLRSADRDRYGTKAANLGELHHVLDSRTADLTAFYGRPRPPRDDLYGHLAARLGLSAPSVAELRAGAADFVARTVGAPEGIALPFALQQHFLASSPALQQGIGKLKMALELDATDVLDPLCLQLQQLIRHTPVPESVTRQISQAFPAPAAALGRLVVRSSSNAEDLPGFSAAGVYDSVTAVHGTAELLDAVRQVWASLVSPRSVRLRHQVGISLDDTYMGVIIQEYVPASLGGVLVTCDPTRREDFRNVYLNCSPGSPEQVVDGSVLPQQYLYNTVEGGGRTVALGSWGDGLPAATRARLADLSLTGRLLQSHFSGSDFGGADVDKPLDIEWLMTERGDFRLVQIRPYAL
- a CDS encoding acetyl-CoA carboxylase biotin carboxylase subunit family protein, which codes for MSKVLLVHAKGGPPLGHVLSRTAARAEVHLLALSALPPAVAGSARRLCASVVTPADAQRSDLVALIVSRAEAVGADAVLTFSEYAVVAVAEACEALGLAGAGSASALARDKRLMRRTWQEHGLPQPEFRAVATEADLREAAGALPYPMLLKAAWSAGSTAHQIIRSPHEVSAAWRRSREVMAESAQLGYAELHVAEANADFVVERIVTGAVSDWFDEPGWGDYVSVEGVVADGTFRPVCISGRMPTVEPFTERAGITPALLSPGAQDRVVALAREAVDALGLRDCGTHTEIKLGADGDMWLIETAARFGGAMTVPQIEEVFGLDLVGMLVDHLLGRPVEWPEQALTPAQARGAAGSLVVLAVDGEGEAWRDRKVWDFPAVAKDVPLSRGSELSVVAESSLADGTVVPVYDPAAGANTMAALCLLSAADPRTVLRDFETLVDALPRVLPAARPSVIRPEEVSA
- a CDS encoding PAS domain S-box protein, with amino-acid sequence MDDSSLKALLEHLPVFWWEVDEPWQVLERGGGAFADTGTAQRFLDRMRQELSAPGHPPEEGRWQARFDGRTFDVSWPLDESRAHSRTRGLAVEVDAHPETPRRYAAFAGLVDLAPAAAFIRDREGRYLWANHAYAHLYGTVPDELVGKYIEDLDAPAEAVQFRALDQEILTRGTPVRHTLDYRRPDGSAGQAVGHRFPVRENARTCVAGIYVDITDQLRAMVQWQEAEDSLQALRDHSGLPCALLSANGRVVEASAAAAELFQLSLPDLVGRRAHTLLAPGPGLDRLHRRWNGLIARRTRRVETSAILVDAQGRQRRAQLHLTTVGHSAARARHVWAIVTHQSLAHEAHPSLTAAQIRILSLLAAGSSNGDIATSLKLSRQTVDYHLSRLRELLGAATRPALVARAYVLGILAPRTWPPRSTTAAHPLSTA